From the Calderihabitans maritimus genome, one window contains:
- the dprA gene encoding DNA-processing protein DprA yields the protein MDKNIYWLALIQTPMVGPRTLLKLVRHLGNPQRVWEANRKELEQVPEIPPAVVENIVVRRRSLDLQREWDRLQEYQVRLITIDDEDYPVNLKRIYDPPPVLFVKGTIKKEDEQAIAIVGSRRATAYGRKVAQKLAQELVLNGFCVVSGMARGIDTCAHQGALQGGGRTIAVLGSGINVVYPRENDQLMESISENGAVISEFPLDTQPEPGNFPVRNRIISGLAWGTLVVEATERSGSLITVDFALEQGRDVFAVPGPITSPCSKGTNNLIKQGAKLVETVADILEEYGIKPFFSGEDRKGNISLDKIEKEVLQLVSSEPVHVDELQKLTGLSISRLNSILMFLELKGLVRQLPGKYYLASG from the coding sequence ATGGATAAGAATATTTATTGGTTGGCTCTCATCCAAACACCTATGGTAGGTCCCAGAACCCTTTTAAAACTGGTAAGACATTTAGGAAATCCACAGCGCGTTTGGGAAGCCAACAGGAAGGAATTGGAGCAGGTTCCTGAAATACCCCCAGCGGTAGTAGAAAACATAGTTGTCCGCCGGCGCAGTTTAGACTTGCAGCGAGAATGGGATAGATTGCAAGAATATCAGGTTCGTCTTATTACAATTGATGATGAGGATTATCCAGTAAACCTTAAGAGAATCTATGATCCCCCGCCGGTTCTCTTTGTAAAAGGGACTATTAAAAAAGAAGATGAACAGGCAATTGCTATAGTTGGCTCCAGGCGAGCTACAGCTTATGGGCGAAAGGTAGCTCAGAAACTGGCGCAGGAATTAGTTTTGAATGGATTTTGTGTAGTCAGCGGGATGGCCAGAGGAATAGATACCTGTGCTCATCAGGGAGCCTTGCAGGGAGGCGGACGAACTATTGCTGTTCTAGGTTCGGGTATAAATGTTGTTTATCCTCGAGAAAATGATCAGCTCATGGAAAGCATCTCGGAAAACGGGGCAGTCATTTCAGAATTTCCTTTGGACACTCAGCCGGAGCCGGGCAATTTTCCCGTTCGCAACCGAATTATCAGCGGCCTGGCCTGGGGAACATTAGTAGTGGAAGCAACCGAGCGTAGCGGTTCTTTAATAACGGTTGATTTTGCTTTAGAGCAGGGCCGGGATGTGTTCGCTGTTCCCGGACCTATAACTAGCCCCTGCAGCAAAGGTACCAACAATCTGATCAAACAGGGAGCTAAACTGGTAGAAACGGTCGCCGATATTTTAGAGGAATACGGTATTAAACCTTTTTTTTCGGGTGAAGATCGAAAAGGAAATATATCTCTTGACAAAATAGAGAAAGAAGTTTTACAGTTAGTTTCTAGTGAACCAGTTCATGTCGATGAGTTGCAAAAGCTGACGGGACTTTCGATAAGTCGATTAAATTCAATTCTGATGTTTTTAGAATTAAAAGGACTGGTTCGGCAGCTGCCTGGAAAATATTATTTGGCTAGCGGTTAA
- the ligD gene encoding non-homologous end-joining DNA ligase translates to MSRIKGKIGGYILELSNLDKVLWPDEGYTKAHLIEYYQKVSSYLLPHLEGRPLVLKRYPDGIAGKSFYQKECPDYAPRWIKTVPIPSRGKRKVINYCLCSDLQTLLWLANQACIEMHPWLGNYSRPDYPEVAVFDLDPQPPASFPDVLEVALLIRRALDSFNLIGYPKISGASGIHIYIPIEPRYNYAEVRRAIGFLCKLVAEACPEKVTLERNVSRRKGKVYLDYFQNARGKTIASVYSVRPLPGAPVSLPVTWEEIEERKVEVGRYHMKNVFSRLEKLGDLFAPVLTQKQSLEEVLNIAR, encoded by the coding sequence TTGTCCAGAATAAAGGGTAAGATTGGCGGGTATATTTTAGAGTTATCAAATCTCGATAAAGTTTTGTGGCCGGATGAAGGGTATACCAAGGCACATCTTATAGAATATTACCAAAAAGTATCTTCTTATCTACTTCCTCATCTGGAGGGAAGGCCTTTAGTTCTAAAAAGATATCCGGACGGCATTGCCGGCAAAAGCTTTTATCAGAAGGAATGCCCTGATTATGCTCCCCGTTGGATAAAGACAGTTCCAATTCCTTCCCGGGGAAAACGTAAAGTTATCAATTATTGTCTCTGTTCTGATTTGCAAACTTTACTATGGTTGGCCAATCAGGCCTGTATAGAAATGCACCCGTGGTTGGGAAATTATAGTAGGCCAGATTATCCTGAGGTAGCTGTTTTTGACCTGGATCCCCAACCGCCGGCCAGCTTCCCCGATGTCTTAGAAGTAGCACTTTTGATTAGAAGAGCGTTGGATTCTTTTAATTTAATTGGGTATCCTAAAATTTCCGGTGCTTCCGGAATACATATTTATATACCTATTGAACCAAGGTATAATTATGCAGAAGTAAGGCGAGCAATAGGATTTCTGTGCAAGCTGGTAGCTGAAGCCTGCCCGGAGAAAGTTACTCTAGAACGAAATGTTTCGCGAAGGAAAGGTAAAGTTTATCTTGACTATTTCCAAAATGCCCGAGGAAAAACTATTGCTTCCGTTTATAGTGTCCGCCCTTTGCCTGGAGCACCGGTTTCGCTTCCCGTTACTTGGGAGGAAATTGAGGAAAGAAAAGTAGAGGTCGGGCGGTATCACATGAAAAATGTGTTTAGCAGATTGGAAAAATTAGGAGATCTTTTCGCTCCGGTTTTAACTCAAAAGCAGTCTTTAGAGGAAGTCCTAAACATAGCTCGGTGA
- the xerC gene encoding tyrosine recombinase XerC, whose translation MVMLVDGKETADFLERFLFYLQVEKNASKHTVEAYRRDIMQFIEFVKDDLAGNSFLDYRHLRRYLSHLHRQGLSRSSMARKLSALRSFFRYLCREQIIEYNPAARVTTPRLEKRLPSFLYYPELLRLLEAPDCSTPLGIRDRALLETLYATGIRVSELVGLNEEDVDIFLGYARVCGKGSKERIVPIGSEAAEWLKRYKEVVRGKLLQDEQTRALFLNRQGRRITVRGVRYILDKYVRKVSLGEKVSPHTLRHCFATHLLERGADLRVVQELLGHVKLSTTQVYTHVTKNRLREVYLQAHPRARMEE comes from the coding sequence ATGGTGATGCTGGTGGATGGCAAGGAAACAGCGGACTTTTTGGAACGTTTCTTATTTTATCTCCAGGTGGAAAAGAATGCGTCCAAACATACCGTAGAGGCCTACCGCCGCGATATAATGCAATTTATAGAATTCGTTAAAGACGATTTAGCAGGGAATTCTTTTTTGGATTACCGACACTTACGACGTTATCTTTCCCATCTTCACCGGCAGGGTTTATCGAGAAGCAGTATGGCCAGAAAACTTTCTGCTCTGAGGAGCTTTTTCAGGTATTTATGTCGAGAGCAGATTATAGAGTATAATCCTGCGGCTCGAGTTACTACTCCCCGGCTAGAAAAAAGGTTGCCTTCTTTTCTCTATTACCCGGAACTACTGCGTTTATTGGAAGCTCCTGATTGTTCAACCCCTTTGGGTATAAGAGATAGAGCTCTTTTAGAAACTCTCTACGCTACAGGCATAAGAGTAAGTGAATTGGTTGGCCTGAACGAAGAAGATGTAGATATATTCTTGGGTTATGCTAGGGTTTGTGGGAAAGGTTCAAAAGAGAGAATTGTACCCATCGGCAGCGAGGCTGCTGAATGGTTGAAACGATATAAAGAAGTGGTTCGAGGGAAGTTGCTTCAGGATGAACAAACCAGAGCTCTTTTTCTTAATCGACAGGGGCGCCGGATTACTGTTCGCGGTGTGCGTTATATACTAGATAAATATGTGCGTAAAGTATCCTTGGGAGAGAAGGTCAGCCCGCATACTTTGCGGCATTGTTTTGCCACCCACCTTCTTGAACGGGGGGCTGACCTCCGTGTAGTGCAGGAACTGTTAGGACACGTCAAATTATCTACTACTCAGGTATACACCCATGTTACCAAAAACCGTTTAAGAGAAGTATATTTACAGGCTCATCCTAGAGCGCGTATGGAGGAATGA
- a CDS encoding phosphodiester glycosidase family protein: MRRISFIFAVFLLAPLCGLIWGLSGEASFSQVLFPSEQMILQTETLFSNMKQLNEVVSDLQRQIGFIQASVAEQERIYREQQLLIQKLVQKSRQQKTLSDELYEKEILARLGTPFEVFRSNRVEIKLFDLKEKDYKGYIAKVKVFDPEAVQVVLAQDQLGKSETTSEAVQRKGAVLGINGGGFYKTYNEGQLQYWPIGTTMIDSEMITGFSPTHDDLFFTGFDKKGRLIGGLFEEERELLALNPRDGVSFVPVLLKNREAKEIPEKWRNEKHPRTVLGQYANGDLIFLVIDGRQPGWSAGATLEEVQIKLLELGVVDAYNLDGGGSTTMVYKGKVLNRPSDGKERRVATNIVVLP, encoded by the coding sequence ATGCGAAGAATTAGTTTCATTTTTGCCGTATTTTTACTGGCACCTTTATGTGGGTTAATCTGGGGACTTTCCGGGGAAGCTTCTTTTTCGCAGGTATTATTTCCAAGCGAACAAATGATACTACAGACGGAAACGTTATTTTCTAATATGAAACAGCTTAACGAAGTTGTATCGGACCTGCAAAGGCAAATCGGTTTTATCCAGGCTTCAGTTGCGGAACAGGAACGGATATACCGTGAACAGCAGTTGTTAATTCAGAAACTGGTTCAGAAAAGCCGGCAGCAAAAGACTTTGTCTGACGAACTATATGAAAAGGAAATCCTGGCTCGACTTGGTACACCTTTTGAAGTCTTTCGTTCCAACCGGGTAGAAATCAAGTTGTTCGATTTAAAAGAGAAGGATTACAAGGGGTACATTGCTAAAGTTAAAGTGTTCGACCCCGAGGCTGTGCAGGTGGTGCTGGCCCAGGATCAACTTGGAAAGAGTGAGACGACCAGCGAGGCTGTACAGCGGAAGGGAGCTGTACTGGGTATAAATGGAGGAGGCTTCTACAAGACATATAATGAGGGCCAATTGCAATATTGGCCTATCGGAACCACTATGATTGATAGCGAGATGATTACCGGTTTTTCTCCGACCCATGATGACCTTTTCTTCACCGGTTTCGATAAAAAAGGTCGTTTAATTGGGGGCTTGTTTGAAGAGGAGCGAGAGTTGTTAGCCTTAAATCCTCGCGACGGAGTCAGTTTTGTGCCGGTACTGTTAAAGAACAGGGAAGCCAAAGAAATACCGGAAAAATGGCGTAATGAAAAACATCCGCGTACGGTACTCGGTCAGTATGCTAACGGTGATCTTATCTTTTTGGTTATTGACGGCCGGCAGCCAGGCTGGAGTGCCGGCGCCACTTTAGAAGAGGTGCAGATTAAGCTACTTGAACTGGGGGTAGTTGATGCCTACAATTTAGATGGAGGAGGATCTACCACCATGGTATATAAAGGGAAAGTCCTCAATCGACCTTCTGATGGTAAAGAGAGGCGGGTCGCCACCAACATCGTGGTTCTGCCCTGA
- the topA gene encoding type I DNA topoisomerase — protein MSKTLVIVESPAKAKTISRFLGKKFVVKSSMGHVRDLPKSQFGVDVEKGFEPKYITIRGKGEILKELKAAAHKSKRILLAPDPDREGEAIAWHLQKILQIDENEPCRIEFNEITKKAIQKAIEHPRTIDYNRVNAQQARRILDRLVGYNLSPLLWRKIKKGLSAGRVQSVAVRLICDREREIEEFVPEEYWSLTAILEDPSKPVTFKAKLIQRNGEKIDIRNEEQMKRVLRELEGAEYVVVDLKERTKKRNPSAPFITSTLQQEAYRKLNFTARKTMQIAQQLYEGISLGKKEGPVGLITYIRTDSTRISSEAVDEVRKFIREKFGKHYLPDNPRIYVGKKGAQDAHEAIRPTSVFREPEGIKKYLTQDQFKLYKLIWDRFVACQMSSAQIQISTVDIRAGNFLFRATGSSIVFPGFMKIYVESGEEETDRGDEKLPELKVGAQLRLIKLEDKRHFTQPPPRYTEASLVKALEEKGIGRPSTYAPILETILARGYVVREQRHFYPTELGMVVVDLLKQYFPDIIDVEFTANMEDRLDKIEEGQLPWRQVVGEFYRPFQELLQKADREIEQIEIEEEVSEEVCEKCGRNLVVKFGRYGKFLACPGFPECRYTKPLLETIGVDCPQCEGTIVLRRNKKGRKFYGCSNYPECNYVSWWKPTNKECPECGTRLVEKYQRNGVLWVCPEEECFYQQQAEKNNSDQES, from the coding sequence TTGTCAAAAACTTTAGTGATCGTTGAATCACCGGCTAAAGCCAAGACCATCAGCCGGTTCTTAGGGAAAAAATTTGTAGTTAAGTCCTCCATGGGGCATGTACGGGATTTACCTAAAAGTCAGTTCGGAGTGGACGTGGAAAAGGGATTTGAACCCAAATATATTACTATTAGGGGTAAGGGAGAAATATTAAAGGAGTTGAAAGCAGCGGCTCATAAATCGAAACGAATACTTCTTGCTCCTGACCCGGATCGGGAGGGGGAGGCTATTGCTTGGCACCTGCAAAAAATTTTACAGATCGATGAGAATGAGCCTTGTCGTATCGAATTTAATGAAATTACGAAAAAAGCCATACAGAAGGCTATAGAACATCCCAGAACTATCGATTACAACCGGGTTAACGCTCAACAAGCTCGCCGCATTTTAGATAGATTGGTGGGCTATAATTTAAGTCCTTTGTTGTGGCGCAAGATAAAAAAAGGACTTAGTGCCGGTAGAGTCCAATCGGTAGCGGTAAGATTGATATGTGATCGGGAACGAGAGATTGAGGAATTTGTTCCCGAGGAATACTGGAGCTTGACTGCTATCCTGGAGGATCCTTCCAAACCAGTTACGTTTAAGGCAAAACTAATTCAAAGGAACGGGGAAAAAATTGATATTCGTAATGAAGAACAGATGAAAAGAGTGCTGAGAGAGCTTGAGGGAGCTGAGTATGTCGTTGTTGATCTGAAAGAGAGGACTAAGAAGCGCAATCCTTCGGCTCCCTTTATTACCAGTACTTTGCAACAAGAGGCTTATCGCAAGCTTAATTTCACTGCTCGCAAGACTATGCAGATAGCTCAGCAATTATACGAAGGAATTAGCTTAGGTAAGAAGGAAGGGCCGGTTGGTTTAATAACTTATATTCGAACGGATTCTACCAGGATTTCTTCCGAAGCAGTAGATGAAGTCCGGAAATTTATCCGAGAGAAATTTGGTAAACATTACTTGCCGGATAATCCTCGGATTTATGTGGGGAAAAAGGGGGCCCAGGACGCACACGAGGCGATTAGACCTACCTCTGTTTTCCGCGAGCCGGAAGGTATTAAAAAATATCTCACCCAGGACCAATTTAAACTGTACAAATTGATCTGGGACCGTTTTGTCGCCTGCCAGATGAGTTCGGCCCAGATTCAGATAAGTACGGTAGATATCCGGGCAGGAAATTTTCTATTTCGCGCCACGGGTTCTTCGATTGTGTTTCCCGGATTTATGAAGATTTATGTCGAGAGTGGAGAAGAGGAAACAGATAGAGGCGATGAGAAATTGCCCGAGCTGAAAGTAGGAGCCCAGCTTCGGTTAATTAAATTGGAAGATAAAAGACATTTTACTCAACCTCCGCCCCGGTATACGGAAGCATCATTAGTAAAAGCCCTAGAGGAAAAAGGGATTGGTCGCCCTAGCACCTATGCCCCTATTTTGGAAACCATTCTGGCGCGGGGTTACGTGGTACGGGAACAGAGGCATTTTTATCCTACAGAATTAGGTATGGTGGTCGTTGACTTACTAAAGCAATATTTTCCTGATATCATTGACGTTGAATTTACTGCTAATATGGAGGACAGGTTGGATAAGATCGAAGAAGGGCAGTTACCGTGGCGACAGGTGGTAGGTGAGTTTTATCGCCCCTTCCAGGAACTGTTGCAGAAAGCTGATCGGGAAATTGAACAAATTGAAATTGAAGAAGAAGTCAGTGAAGAAGTGTGCGAAAAATGCGGTAGAAACTTGGTAGTCAAGTTCGGACGTTACGGTAAATTTTTGGCGTGCCCTGGGTTTCCTGAATGTCGTTATACCAAACCATTGCTGGAAACAATAGGTGTAGACTGTCCTCAGTGTGAAGGAACTATAGTCCTAAGGCGAAATAAAAAAGGCCGGAAGTTTTACGGCTGTAGCAACTATCCAGAATGCAATTATGTTTCCTGGTGGAAACCTACGAATAAAGAATGCCCTGAATGTGGCACCAGATTGGTGGAGAAGTATCAGCGTAATGGCGTTCTTTGGGTGTGCCCTGAAGAGGAATGTTTTTACCAACAACAGGCGGAGAAAAATAACTCTGATCAAGAATCATGA
- a CDS encoding SbcC/MukB-like Walker B domain-containing protein, with translation MRPIRLEFSGLHSYRTRQIINFEELGAAGLFGIFGPTGSGKSSILDAMTLALYGNVERAAWGTRGIINQNENYLEVSFEFELGSNRYVVERRYQKDPSDPDRARAKYARLWKISYSGDVEEVVASGVSDTNAALERLLGLKQDEFSRAVVLPQGKFDQFLKLTGSERARMLEHIFCLERFGEELTNKARKVSIDCAAQLDNIEAEKRGLGDCSAEAEVAAKQRLAENEKWLQQLEVQYDVLDKRYREAEQLCELYEEKAKMILQKRELDEQKKGMENILHTLNRAEKVEPMRNLMEREKEISEELRLLEEKLAQEKRRLAQTKVELTEAEEALAAATRRKEEELPELIKRQERLQEALAKGAELEKLQTEKERIALELEELRNRLGQLKKARENQYKRLEMINKSYRKLNEQRQKLYVNLAEKEKIRVALQVLAQLESREKLFYEARDEYRERQKKSEKCWQQLVQKIREVLPKTVLEPSTDIAALASEQVRAAERNLTETDKAYQRALVQDRVKVLAQELKEGEPCPVCGSREHPAPAIEPAIELEQAQQALKDAGTRLQMLRRWQENVLQMWTSWQSAWEETKRSKERVEKLAKELEAAQQEFNEVRGDYERSYLQKRYRELERLEGELFEINKRNGAIDEERQEVEAQIRELEGEIQSMELKSVALENQLEGLTAQIKQLVRRLDETTGGIDPEKSLRETIKKIEALQQELKLAEERVRKIRDCYRQLESKVLIVNSKIETLQGEVSDIRYRLEKGITAAGFASIEEARAAMLDGEKREELRKRLESYRVEYETVNAQLKRLELAISGRAFNREEFENLKVKIKEIADELKQAREAVAVSREKLKELMQKKKRWNELEEQAAKIKQRKSLAEELSKLLQGRRFVQFLAEEHLKDMTVDASIRLGKLTGQRYALELGEGCEFVMRDDYNGGRRRPVTSLSGGETFLTSLALALALSSKIQLRGQYPLGFFFLDEGFGTLDEEKLELVVSTLEKLHNPERVVGVISHVRELRERLPLYLEVLPATEDGKGSEVRMVKN, from the coding sequence TTGAGACCTATAAGATTGGAATTTAGTGGTCTGCACAGCTATCGTACGCGACAGATCATCAATTTTGAAGAATTGGGTGCCGCCGGCCTGTTCGGAATTTTTGGTCCCACCGGCAGCGGAAAATCTTCTATTTTAGATGCCATGACTTTAGCTCTTTACGGAAATGTAGAGCGGGCTGCGTGGGGTACCCGGGGTATTATAAATCAGAACGAAAACTATCTGGAAGTTTCGTTTGAGTTTGAGTTGGGTAGTAATCGTTATGTGGTGGAACGACGGTATCAGAAAGATCCTTCCGACCCCGATCGGGCTAGAGCAAAGTATGCCCGTTTATGGAAGATTTCTTATTCCGGCGATGTAGAGGAAGTAGTTGCTTCGGGGGTATCGGATACCAACGCAGCGCTGGAACGGCTCCTCGGTCTCAAGCAGGATGAGTTTTCTCGGGCTGTGGTGCTTCCCCAGGGTAAGTTTGACCAGTTCCTCAAACTAACCGGTAGTGAACGGGCCAGGATGCTGGAGCATATTTTTTGTCTGGAACGTTTCGGCGAGGAGCTAACCAACAAAGCCAGAAAAGTTAGTATTGACTGTGCCGCGCAACTGGATAACATCGAGGCGGAAAAAAGAGGCCTTGGTGACTGTTCGGCTGAGGCAGAGGTTGCTGCCAAGCAAAGGCTGGCAGAAAATGAAAAGTGGCTGCAGCAATTGGAAGTACAGTACGATGTTTTAGATAAAAGATACCGAGAAGCCGAACAGCTATGTGAATTGTACGAAGAGAAGGCTAAAATGATTTTACAAAAAAGGGAACTCGACGAGCAGAAAAAAGGTATGGAAAATATATTGCACACCCTTAATAGGGCGGAAAAGGTTGAACCAATGCGGAACCTTATGGAAAGGGAAAAGGAGATATCGGAAGAGTTAAGGCTGCTGGAAGAAAAACTAGCACAGGAGAAGAGACGGCTGGCGCAAACCAAAGTTGAGCTTACCGAAGCTGAAGAGGCATTAGCGGCAGCGACAAGGCGAAAGGAAGAGGAATTGCCTGAACTTATAAAGCGCCAGGAGAGGCTTCAGGAGGCGTTGGCTAAGGGAGCTGAACTAGAGAAACTTCAAACAGAGAAAGAGAGGATAGCTTTAGAGCTGGAGGAACTAAGGAACAGGCTCGGGCAACTGAAAAAAGCCAGGGAAAACCAGTATAAGAGACTGGAAATGATAAATAAAAGCTACCGAAAATTGAACGAGCAACGTCAGAAGCTATATGTTAATTTGGCTGAAAAAGAAAAAATCCGGGTTGCCTTGCAGGTGCTTGCTCAGCTCGAGAGCCGGGAAAAGCTGTTTTACGAAGCCAGGGATGAATATAGAGAACGCCAAAAAAAGAGCGAAAAATGTTGGCAGCAGTTGGTTCAAAAGATACGGGAAGTATTACCGAAAACAGTTTTGGAACCGAGTACAGATATAGCCGCGTTGGCGTCGGAACAGGTACGGGCGGCCGAGAGGAACCTCACGGAGACGGACAAGGCTTATCAACGGGCGCTGGTACAGGACAGGGTGAAAGTTCTGGCCCAGGAGCTTAAAGAGGGAGAACCATGTCCAGTTTGCGGTTCGCGTGAACATCCTGCCCCAGCCATTGAGCCGGCCATAGAACTAGAACAAGCCCAACAAGCTCTGAAGGACGCGGGAACACGACTCCAAATGTTGCGCCGGTGGCAAGAGAATGTGTTGCAAATGTGGACTAGCTGGCAAAGTGCTTGGGAGGAAACGAAACGGTCAAAGGAGAGGGTGGAAAAACTTGCCAAAGAACTCGAAGCGGCACAGCAAGAATTTAATGAGGTACGAGGAGATTATGAACGTAGTTACCTACAAAAGCGATATAGGGAGCTAGAACGACTGGAAGGCGAATTGTTTGAGATCAACAAGCGAAACGGTGCCATAGATGAAGAGCGCCAGGAAGTAGAGGCCCAGATTCGAGAACTAGAGGGCGAGATACAGTCCATGGAACTGAAGTCAGTAGCTTTGGAAAATCAACTGGAAGGGTTGACTGCCCAAATAAAACAGTTAGTCAGGCGTCTTGACGAAACTACCGGAGGCATAGATCCGGAAAAATCTCTACGGGAGACGATAAAGAAAATAGAAGCTTTACAGCAGGAGTTAAAGTTGGCTGAGGAACGGGTAAGAAAAATACGAGATTGTTACAGGCAGCTGGAGAGCAAAGTACTAATTGTGAATTCCAAAATAGAGACACTTCAAGGTGAGGTCTCGGACATACGATACCGTCTGGAGAAGGGAATTACCGCGGCGGGTTTCGCTAGTATTGAAGAAGCCCGAGCGGCGATGCTAGATGGTGAAAAGCGGGAGGAGTTGCGTAAGAGACTGGAAAGCTACCGTGTGGAATACGAAACAGTAAACGCGCAGTTAAAACGACTGGAATTGGCGATTAGTGGACGAGCCTTTAATAGAGAAGAATTTGAAAATTTAAAGGTGAAAATTAAAGAGATAGCAGATGAGTTGAAACAGGCAAGAGAAGCCGTTGCTGTTAGTAGAGAGAAGCTAAAGGAACTGATGCAAAAGAAAAAGCGATGGAACGAACTCGAGGAGCAGGCGGCGAAGATCAAGCAGCGTAAGTCTCTTGCGGAAGAGTTGAGTAAACTTTTACAGGGCCGTCGTTTTGTGCAGTTTTTGGCGGAGGAACATCTTAAAGATATGACCGTCGATGCGTCAATCCGGTTGGGTAAACTTACGGGGCAGAGATACGCTTTAGAGTTAGGGGAAGGTTGCGAGTTTGTTATGCGAGATGATTATAACGGTGGGCGGCGGAGGCCTGTGACAAGCCTTTCCGGGGGGGAGACTTTCTTGACTTCCCTAGCCTTGGCCCTAGCTCTTTCTTCTAAGATTCAGTTGCGAGGACAATATCCCTTAGGTTTCTTTTTTCTCGATGAAGGATTCGGCACCTTGGATGAAGAAAAACTTGAGCTGGTAGTATCTACCTTGGAGAAGCTTCATAACCCGGAACGTGTGGTAGGAGTAATCAGCCATGTTAGAGAACTGAGAGAACGACTGCCCCTTTACCTCGAAGTTTTACCGGCCACCGAAGACGGGAAAGGAAGTGAAGTCAGAATGGTTAAAAATTAA
- a CDS encoding FAD-dependent oxidoreductase, with protein MQLMVIGGGLAGAEACWQAAERGIKVELWEMRPSRMTPAHHTDLLAELVCSNSLRSNALENAVGVLKEEMRRCNSLI; from the coding sequence ATGCAGCTTATGGTCATTGGTGGTGGGTTGGCCGGAGCCGAGGCGTGCTGGCAGGCTGCGGAACGAGGTATTAAAGTGGAACTATGGGAAATGCGGCCTTCCCGTATGACTCCTGCGCACCATACCGACCTGCTGGCAGAGCTGGTGTGTAGTAACTCATTGCGTTCTAACGCACTTGAAAACGCAGTAGGAGTTTTAAAAGAAGAAATGCGCCGGTGCAACTCTTTAATAA
- the trmFO gene encoding FADH(2)-oxidizing methylenetetrahydrofolate--tRNA-(uracil(54)-C(5))-methyltransferase TrmFO yields PAGGALAVDRDLFARAVTKTLQDHPNVTIIREEVTEIPRDRVVIVASGPLTSEKLSKSIQRLTGERYFYFYDAAAPIVTYESINHQKVFRASRYGKGEAAYLNCPFTEEEYNRFYQELIKAERHPRKEFEKEIFFEGCMPVEVLAERGPQTLLFGPMKPVGLIDPRTGKQPYAVVQLRQDNREGTLYNIVGFQTNLKWGEQARVFRLIPGLENAEFVRYGVMHRNTFINSPSLLLPTLQLKKNSNIFFAGQITGVEGYVESASNGIVAGLNAARLLQGKEPLVFPRETVIGALCHYITSSEPQQFQPMNANFGLVPPFGKRFRNKREKNQKLAQRALNSLESFLQNIDN; encoded by the coding sequence CCGGCAGGTGGGGCTCTAGCTGTAGACCGAGATTTGTTTGCTCGAGCCGTTACCAAAACCCTTCAGGACCATCCCAATGTAACCATTATTAGAGAAGAGGTTACTGAAATTCCCCGGGATAGGGTGGTGATCGTAGCCTCCGGCCCGCTTACATCGGAAAAACTGAGTAAGTCAATCCAAAGATTGACGGGAGAAAGATATTTTTATTTTTATGATGCTGCTGCTCCAATAGTTACTTACGAATCCATCAATCATCAGAAAGTTTTTAGAGCTTCTCGTTACGGCAAGGGAGAAGCGGCTTATCTTAACTGTCCTTTTACCGAAGAAGAATATAACCGGTTTTATCAAGAGCTGATTAAGGCAGAACGTCATCCCAGGAAAGAATTTGAAAAAGAGATATTTTTTGAGGGATGTATGCCGGTTGAGGTATTGGCAGAAAGAGGGCCGCAAACATTGCTTTTTGGTCCCATGAAACCAGTTGGGCTTATAGATCCCCGGACTGGAAAACAACCGTACGCGGTGGTGCAATTGCGGCAAGACAATAGGGAAGGAACCCTTTACAATATAGTTGGATTTCAAACCAACCTGAAGTGGGGAGAACAGGCACGAGTCTTTCGTTTAATACCGGGTTTAGAAAATGCAGAATTTGTTCGTTACGGAGTGATGCATCGGAATACTTTCATCAATTCTCCCTCGCTTCTCCTCCCAACTCTGCAACTGAAAAAGAATTCTAACATATTTTTCGCCGGTCAAATTACCGGTGTAGAGGGTTATGTAGAATCTGCTAGCAACGGTATCGTAGCTGGCTTAAATGCGGCGCGTCTGTTGCAGGGAAAGGAACCGTTGGTGTTTCCTCGTGAAACGGTTATCGGAGCGTTATGCCATTATATTACTTCCTCTGAGCCTCAGCAGTTTCAACCTATGAATGCCAATTTTGGACTGGTGCCTCCTTTTGGGAAAAGGTTTCGAAACAAAAGGGAAAAGAATCAAAAGTTGGCTCAGAGAGCACTGAATAGTCTAGAAAGTTTTTTACAAAATATCGACAATTAG